From Canis lupus baileyi chromosome 16, mCanLup2.hap1, whole genome shotgun sequence:
ACCCAGTCCTCTGGGCAGCgacagagaaggaagggaggggtaCCCCCACTGAGGGAAACCGAGGCAGGAGGGCCCGTAACCTGCCCAAGCAGGCCCCCCAGAACGTGACTGGGGCCGCCCAGGCTGGGGTGAACAGCAGGCGCGTCCTCCCCCGCCAGACTCCTGCCGTCTCTTCCAAGCCCGCTGGCAGGCTGTCAGGCTGCCTCTGGAGTCCCCGTAACTTTGATCACTCTTTTGAGACGTGGTCTGGCTAAGAAATGGGGCTCTGCAGTCCCCTTGCTGGGGGTCACAccctgcctcagtgtcctcatctgtaaaatgacacTGCTgaccccacccctgcagcccgtGCTGTGAGGCCGCAGGCACGCATGTGGAGTATTGTCACGGGCCTGGCGGGCCCATGTGTCAGCTGGTATTGCCACACGTAGAGCAATAGTGTAGTCTAGAGGTTGGTGCCAGGTGTGGGCGTGGAGTCCCTTCTGCACCCCAGCTGGGCctccccgtgcctcagtttcccatctcTAAACTGGGGTGCTCACAGCACTCAGCCCATGGGGTCTTCGTGTGGGTGTAGAAGTGGTAGGTGGCAGGAGAGGGCTCAGGGCTGAGCTGGGTGGGCCCTGGGCGGGAGGCGGGCCCTGTTCTGAGCAGGTGTGACCCCGACAGGTGCATCTGCAGACGCAGCAGGAGGTGAAGCTGCGCATGACGGGCATGGCGCTGCAGGTGGTGCGCTCCGATGGCATCCTGGCGCTCTACAACGGCCTCAGTGCCTCCCTGTGCCGACAGGTGCCTCTGGGGGCCCCGCCGCCCAGGACAGTGGGCGGGCAGGACTCTCGCCAGGGCCTTCTGCCTCCCAGGCCCCCGGCCTCCGGGTGAGGGCGTCCTAAAGTCCCGGGTCCAGAGTCCATGCAGGTGGGGGAGAGGCTGCCgtggcccaggcccagcctcGGAGGCGGCCTTGCCTCCTCGCTGTGGCTGCCCCGTGGGCCGGGACATCCCTGTCTCCTTTTCACAGTGGCTAGGCAAGAACCCCGGGcccagggagggggcggggtgtgggggcagggggagcttcTGCCTCCCGCAGGGTCAGGGTCAGCCCTGCTCTCCAGCGGCCTCAGACCTCCGCTTAGAGACCCGCCCGGGGGGCAAACGGGGGGCAAGCGCGCGGCTCTGGACTCCGCCGGCCCCGGGTTAGTATGGCCTTGGGAGGGTCACCCCGTGGCCCCTCAGCTGAAGACTGTGTACCGGGAGGGTCCCTCCACCTGCACCCTCTGAGCCGGGCCCCCTTCCCCAGATGACCTACTCCCTGACTCGCTTTGCCATCTATGAGACGGTGCGGGACCACGTGGCCAAGGACAGCCAGGGGCCCCTGCCTTTCTACAAGAAGGTGTTGCTGGGCTCCATCAGCGGTGAGCTGCCGGCAgggcgggggagtgggggggcaggtgggcatCACCAGTTGTCACACGTGGGCTCCGGTCTGTCCGCCCAGGTTGCATTGGAGGCTTCGTGGGGACGCCCGCAGATATGGTGAACGTCAGGTCAGTGTGCGCCCCCTGCCCGGGCGGGCCGTGCCCCATATTCAGACTGGGACGGGTGGCTCAGGCCTTGGGGTCCTGGCTCCTGGGGGGTGGGCCAGGCTGAGCCCCGATGCCCGCCAGCTTCTGTGTCCGGGCCCCTGCCACCCTCCTGAGCCAGTGTGGTTGTTTCAGGATGCAGAATGACATGAAGCTGCCCCCGAATCAGCGCCGCAAGTGAGTAACGGGACGGGGTTCTGCTCTTGGGGTGCGGGGTGCCAAGCAGGAAGCCCTGAGCAGCTCTGCGGGCCCCAGCTGGGAGCAAACAGGGCCGGCTGACGGCTTTTGAAAACCTGCAGCGCGGCTGCCCTGAGTCAGGAGGGCCTCTGGGttctttgggggggggcgggtctGGGCGGGCGGCTGGGCTAGGAGGGCCCGGGAggttgcccccaccccccgccaccttTCTTGTATCTTGTGCTGGTTCACAGgaaggataatttaaaaatttgagtgaGTTTGGGCCTTTAAACAGGTTTGGGagttgggatatatatatatatatatatatattttttttttatggtgaaaatactgtttttcatgAAGTCTCAGGTCCTGTTGGTTCCAAGGTGCTTGTGGCCTGACGCCCTAGCAAGAGAGCAGGCGTTGGCCAGCCCTGTGTCCACTCTGGCCGGTGTGAGCCGCCGGGAAGGCGGACCAAGTGAAAGGGCTGCACCCTCTCACCTCTGGACCAGCCTCGAGGGCTGGCGCCCAGGTGTTTTCTTGTAGAACCTGAGGGGCCCCTGACGCCCGTGCAAGCCGCACGGCGCTCCCCAGAGAAGATGCCTGTAGGGCCCGGGGGTCGGCAGTCAGGGAGGGCCTCACGGGGACCCATTCTCTGTCCCCGGCAGCTATGCCCATGCCTTGGACGGCTTGTACCGTGTGGCTCGCGAAGGTAAGGGGAGCAGGCCCTTGGTGGGGcccaaggaggcagaggggcctGGGGTGTCCGGGGGGAGCCGAGGGATCTGGCTGGGTGCCTGACCTCCATTCTCCGGCAGAGGGTCTGAAGAAGCTGTTCTCGGGCGCAAGCATGGCATCCAGTCGAGGGATGCTTGTCACCGTGGGCCAGGTGGGGCTTCTGCTGGCGGGGGGCTGTCAGGACAGCATCTGTGGGACCCGCCCTGAGCCCTTGGAGAGATGGTGGAGGAAGGCACTGGGCACAGACCACagtgggggctgggaggtgggtaGGCCCGTCCCCATGGGCCTCGCCCGTCTGCCTGGTCACCGTCCCCACGTAGGTGACCGCAGTGCAGGCACGTGGTCAGCCCCAGTGGGGTCCCCGGGGGCCCCTGTGTACTTTCCCTGGAGCTGGGGGCCATCTCACAGGCCTgcccgccccctccacccccacagcTGTCCTGCTACGACCAGGCCAAGCAGCTGGTCCTCAGCACCGGGTACCTGACTGACGGAGTCTTCACTCACTTTGTCGCCAGCTTCATCGCAGTGAGTGCTGGACCAGGTGCGGGTGGGAGCTGAGGGCCCATGCGGGGCTCAGGAGGGCTCGGGAGCAGCCCTCGGGGTCCTGCAGGCGTCCAGGCCAGGGGCTTTTGTTTGTAGGGGTGGGTCTATGAAGGGCGCCTGCGTGCCCTGCCAGTGGTGAtaagcccccccccacccagggtggATGTGCCACGATCCTGTGCCAGCCCCTGGACGTACTCAAGACTCGTCTGATGAACTCTAAGGGCGAGTATCAGGTGAGCGGGGCTGCGGGCAGCGTTCTCCCCCCGAGTATGGGGGGGCAGGGAACCAGGAGAGGGGTCCCCACGCTGCCACAGTCAAGTGGAGGCTGCAGGCACCATTCCCCCAGAGTACGGGTGGGGGTGCTGGGCCAGGGGGACCAGGTGAGGCTCCGCAGCTGGGGGTCCGCGTCCGGGTCCTGGCGTGTGGCTGAGGCTCGTTTCCCGCCTGCACAGCCTTGCAGCGGCCCGCGGCCcgtgtgtgtgtctttaaagattttattttattctttcaagtaggctccacgcccagcgtGGGGATTgcactcaggaccctgagatcgagagtcacatgccCCACGACACCGGGTGTCCCCcgtgtgtgtttttaaatctgAGTCCTTGACGTGTTTACAGAGGCCGCCGGTTCACTGTAGTCAGTGAAGTTCGGTGAGGTGCCGGGCCCGGAGCCTGCGGGCGTGCGTGGCGCCCTGTCCCTACAGCGCCCGCTCTCCCCGCCAGCCCCCCACGCCTGGGGTGCCCAGCGGTCACCTGGCCTGGGCGCTGCTTCTGCTGCCGAGGACCTCATTGCCCGCAGGCCCCTCCTGCTGGCAGGACTTTGGTTCCAGGCCGCCCTCTGCCCGCGGCTGCTGGTGGGCGCCGCGTATCGTCCACGGCAGGAGCCGCGTCTCACAGCTTTGTTTCTGCAGGGTGTCCTCCACTGCGCTGTGGAGACGGCCAAGCTGGGGCCGCTGGCCTTTTACAAGGTGggggcagggctgcaggcggcatcAGGGGGTCAGGGGCAtcaggggggtgggggctgcggggTCAGGGGCAAGGCAGGGGGGTCGGGGCTGCGGGGTCGGGGGGCTGCGGGGtcaggggcggggcaggggggcatCAGGAGGGTCGGGGCTGCGGGGTCAGGGGGCTGTGGggtcaggggcagggcaggggggcatCAGGGGGGTCGGGGCTGCGGGGTCAGGGGCGGGACAGGGGGGCATCAGGAAGGTCGGGGCTGCGGGGtcaggggcggggcaggggggcatCAGGGGGGTCAGGGCTGCGGGGTCGGGGGGAGGGGCATGGGGctgagggggcggggctgcgggcgggggtCCCTGGGGCCAGCTCCACGTCCTGCCCCCTGTGCTCCCCTAGGGCCTCCTGCCTGCTGGCATCCGCCTCATGCCGCACACCGTGCTCACGTTTGTGTTTCTGGAGCAGCTTCGCAAACACTTCGGCATCAAAGTGCTTTCCTGAGGGGCAGGGGCGCGGCCGAGCCTGGTCCTTCCCGAGCCCAGGAGGCCTAGGCCTGGGCGCTGATCCCGGGAGGGGGGTGGGGCTGAGCGCTGCCCCAGGCCGGGCGTCcgccccagcctccccctccctggcTTGGCTGCaggctcctgccccccacccctcccagcctgCCTGGGCCTGAGCCATTTCCAGGGACCTTcgtccccccacctccttcctgccctcccaggTCCCGGGTGGTCTCTTCCTCCCTGAGCAGCTGCCTAACCCGGGAGGTGGGAAAGGTGGGCGCCCAGGCTCTGTAGGGTCGGAGTCCCCTGCCCCTTCTGCGGCCCTTGGCGCCGTCTTCCAGCAGCTTCCAGCAAGGAGCTAGGTGGCAGAGTGGGGGGGGCAGCCCCCGGCCTTGACACCGGATTCGGGGCGTGCACATGCACTTTTCTTGCCTGAGTGGGACCAGAGCTTCTCTGACATTCTCCAGGGTAGCTGCACCCCGAGCtccaggggaggggtggggcggCCCGTGGCCTCAGGCACCAGGTCCCGCCGCCCCCTGTTGCTTTAACAAGTAGTTTCGCCAAAATctctcagcaggagcctgctgcGCAGCTTCCACGCTGTCCTTGCTGTCCTCGCTCCCCTCGCTCCCCTCGCTCCCCGGCCCCCAGGCAGAGGCGGGCTGCAGGGTGTCCCCGGGCCCCCGGTGTGGACGTGGCTGTCCACAAGGCCCCCCCACAGCTGAGACCCAAAACACCAGCGCCTGAGTCCCACTGCCACCGCAGTGGTCTGGGGGCTGCgacctcctgcctccccaggtcCCCTGAGTCCTGCACCCCCAGACAGCAGGGTGCTCGGCGGGGCGCTAATAAAGGACGGTGGAGTGCTGCATGCCTGGTGTCTGTGTGTAGGCTGGTGGCGCTGTCTGTGGGCTGCTCCGCTGTCCGGGGCACGGGACCCACTCTGCATCCCCCAAGGAGGGCTGTCCCGTCTCTGGGGGACAAGGCTGAGGGCGCCAGGGGAGAAAGAA
This genomic window contains:
- the SLC25A10 gene encoding mitochondrial dicarboxylate carrier isoform X1 encodes the protein MLLFFMFLVWCIFHLGAHLYHLFAGCGMRLRICTQVHLQTQQEVKLRMTGMALQVVRSDGILALYNGLSASLCRQMTYSLTRFAIYETVRDHVAKDSQGPLPFYKKVLLGSISGCIGGFVGTPADMVNVRMQNDMKLPPNQRRNYAHALDGLYRVAREEGLKKLFSGASMASSRGMLVTVGQLSCYDQAKQLVLSTGYLTDGVFTHFVASFIAGGCATILCQPLDVLKTRLMNSKGEYQGVLHCAVETAKLGPLAFYKGLLPAGIRLMPHTVLTFVFLEQLRKHFGIKVLS
- the SLC25A10 gene encoding mitochondrial dicarboxylate carrier isoform X2 yields the protein MAAEARVSRWYFGGLASCGAACCTHPLDLLKVHLQTQQEVKLRMTGMALQVVRSDGILALYNGLSASLCRQMTYSLTRFAIYETVRDHVAKDSQGPLPFYKKVLLGSISGCIGGFVGTPADMVNVRMQNDMKLPPNQRRNYAHALDGLYRVAREEGLKKLFSGASMASSRGMLVTVGQLSCYDQAKQLVLSTGYLTDGVFTHFVASFIAGGCATILCQPLDVLKTRLMNSKGEYQGVLHCAVETAKLGPLAFYKGLLPAGIRLMPHTVLTFVFLEQLRKHFGIKVLS